TAGGTATTGGCTATGTCCTTGACAATCTTCACCATTGGGCTCTTGCTCTTCTTCAATGGACTGGTCAAAGTGCTTGAAGTGCTTATTGATCTCTTGCCCCTCTGGCTCCTCTGGTTGCTTGTACTTGTAGGTGTTCCTTGaaactcctcctcttcctcttctaccCCTGCATCTTGCCCTTGATTCTGACCATAATCATCTCCAGGCACAAAGGCTGTGCTTCCATCCACGGTGTAACCTCTGAATAGTCAATCAAGCAACTCCTCGTTTGCTGGAGGACCCCACTGCAACTTCCTTAGGTATGGTTTCTTCTGCAGGATAGTGAAAAAGTAAAACTAGTTAAGATATGAGAGATTCATCAAGATTTATACTGATGAAAAAGGCACATGGATGGACGGTGCATGCACATGGATGGACTAGTATGTGGTCGTTGAAAGCATCAGTTTTGTTTTATCTTCTCTGGCTGTTTGTTTCTTCCTGGTTAAATTATTGCTCCAGACTTAAATTATTTGACTAGCTCAGATTCATCAAGATTTACTGCTCCAGACTTAAATTATTTGACTAGCTCAGATTCATCAACAGTCCATTTTATTTACATAAAAGCATATATAGTCGTAACTACGTGCATAGAAGACCCATATACTTTGCCAATGCAATGAAAAATCTTCACAGCAGCATAGAAGACCCATATAAGACCCATATACTTTGCCAATGCAATGAAAAATCTTCACAGCAGCATAGAAGACCCATATAAGACCCATATACTTTGCCAATGCAATGAAAAATCTTCACAGCAGCATAGAAGACCCATATAAGACCCATATACTTTGCCAATGCAATGAAAAATCCTCACAGCAGCGACCCAACATATTTAAAGATATACTACATTGATATAGGCAGTAAAAGTGTACCTCTGTGTGTGTAATCCAGAACTCAGAGTCGGCATCAATGGTTCCATCTGGTTTCCTCCCCATCCGTAGAGCCCAAGCCccaggaacccctccgacgccggcgcttgcgagttgaggtcaaGACCGACATGGGGAGCGGGGCCGCTTGCCGACGGCTGCGAACCCCACACATCGAAGCCGTCTCCGTCCATCGCTGGTGCTATGCTCCAAGCTATACTACCTGTACCAGAAGAGAAGAATCAGTAGCACATCCAGGAAGTGTTACAAGCAAGCCGAACTCAACACCGCACATGCAGTCGTGCTCTTCTCCGGAATAAGTAATCTTGTCCATGTTAACTTATGAGATACATTTCTAACTTTGATTATTTATAACAGCTAGTGTAACAAAAATGAAATTGTACCAAAATATTTTGTGTAAGTTCCTGAACATCTGCAGCTCTTTATAAGTATTCATAGATCAGCTCTTTATAAGTATTGAGTTGTTTCTCAATATAGATCCTGAACATCTGCAGCTCTTTATAAGTATTTATAGATCAGCTTTTTATAAGTATTTACATATCACAGCTCTTTGTTTCTTAATGCTCAAATCACAGCTAGTGCATATCAAATTATTTATAGATCAGCTCTTTGTTTCTTCATGCTCTAAATTTGCACAAACATCTGCAACGAGAGGGGGCTGAACATCTGCAGCTAACTAGCTAACTAAACAGAAGAATCCAGCCACGCCGTTGCTCACGCTAACTAATCTAGCTATGGACTACTCTTGCTGACTTGATGCACAGACGGACGCGTACGAGGAGGGAGAGCACGAGTACAGAAGGAACGGACGGACTCACCTCTCGCTGGATCGATCCTTGACAGATGCGTCGCCTCcgcgcacgagagagagagagggaaacgaCCGGGAGCGGCGCGAGCTTCGGACGGGGGAGGACGAGCGGCGaccggaggaggacgagcggcgaccggaggaggacgagcggcgacCGGAGGAGGTCGCGGCTTGGGCCGGCGGCGCGGCGCACGGGCCGGCGGCGCGATGGGGATCGAGAGGAAAGGTTAGCGCGAGGGGGTGCTGGAGCGAGGGTgggatctggtgcgggcagggagGGATGGGAGGGCGATTTTTTTAGTTATTCTTTTTGTGGGCCCCGGGAAAACTAGCCCAACTAGCACCTCTCCACCGGGATACTTTTTTTACATGGGTTAGAGGCAACTAACTGAAACTAGCCCAACCTGGTTCTTTTTGAGCTATTTGAGTTCAAAATAATTCAAACTAACACTAACCctatgatccaaacagggccattgaCTGCGTCTGGCCAACTCCAGCAGGCAATAATTATCGGCCGCAACAATAAACCACTTAAATTACACGGCGCCCGAGGCGTCACTCCCACGCTCGTCCCCCCACATCCCACTCGCATCGCGTCGCGTGCGTGTCCCCGCCAGCATCCGCAATCCCGGTGCGCCTGTCCGAACACCCACCACCACGTCACCGCACCAAACTCCCCGTCCACATCCAAACCACCCGACACGCGTCGCCACGCGGACGCGCACACATCGCCGAGGCTCCATCCGGCCGCGCAGAGGATCCCCTGGCCTCATCGGAaccttcgccgacatgtggggcgcCGTCACGGCGGGCCCCACGCGTCATCGGGGGGTCGCGCTCCGCTTGCTTCCCTCGCGGGGCAAGGAGCCGAGACGAGACGACGGCAGCTGCGTAGGCCCCACGTGTCGGCGTGCCACGCGGTTCGCGGGAGCTCGCGCCATCGGCATCCAACCTGAGCCGGGGCGCACCCGCCCCGGCACCGCGGGCCCGCGGCCCCGGGCCCACGCGTCACCGAGACGGTGGCTACGTAGATATCTTCCGAACCGTCGCGCCCCCACATGGGCAGAGTCGGTTTCGCccagaggggagagggaggggaggcTCACGCCAGAAGATACCGCGCCGCGTGCGTCGTCGGATGGTTGCCTAGCTGCCCCGCGCACGGAGGCGCCGCGCCGCGATCCGTCGCCGGCCGCCGGCGGAGCGCGCGCCTACTTCTGGCGGTATTtaaggaggaggaggccgttggCGATTTGTGTCGCGGAGGCGCGAGAAGGGGGGGAGGCGACAAGGTAGGCGGCGTCTTTAGACTCTGGGAGCTGCCATTAACGCTGGCCTGGCCACCTCCGCATGCGGACAAGCGCGGCCACGTCGTCGCCACGGGATGGCGGCTCCGGGGCTCTGACCCCCGCCCAGGTATTTCAAGGGGACAGAGCTCTCCCTCCCTCCGATTCTGCTCGATTCGATGCCTCGACTCCGGGCCGCCTGCCCTCTGACTCTGATCTGCCTTCTGATGTGGGAATTCTGGCGCGCTTTTGCGTGCGCGGTGCAGGGCGGCATGGGGAGCGGCGGCGCCAGGCGGCATTTCTTCCCGCTTACCAGCTTGCAAATCGGGTACGTCTGGTCTTTCGTTTCTATGGGATTGGATGTTTATTGTGGGGAATGCTCGCGGAGCTTGTGACCTTGCGCTTGCGGTGGAAATTTCTTGCTTTCTTGTCGCTGGTTCGATGGGCATGAGCATTTCGGTGGAATGGAGACTGATTTGAGCAAACTTCATCTGTTATTGTCTGTTCAGTCAAAAATGTAGTGCTCTTGTGCTGTACTGGAATAGATGTGCTCTTTGTGTGGGTAAAGGGAAAAGTTCATTCAATTACAGTAGTGGGCACAGTTCACCTTTCGTTGTAACAGTTCCTAGCGGCATGGAAGATGGCAAGAGTCTCAAATTAGCAGTATTTGTTTGGCCTGCGGGGGTGAGAAAGTTCCAACATACAattctgaagaaactgacaagaaATATCCCAAATTAAGGAGTCGGGTAGCTGAATTGTCTGACGTTGATGTTTCATTCGCTACTGTCCTTCAGGCTAGCATTTACTTTCTTATTGGATAGGGTAAAACAGTGACAATGTGGTCATGTAGTAGAAAGGAAACCAGTTACTGGTAAATTTTTGCCATATAAAGTGGTTGATGGACAAATTTGCCTATCAAAGGGAAGGTGTTAGTACATAAGATTAATACTGCACTGGAGCTGTTCAATTGTTCACCGTTTATCACCTTTCACCCGGACTGCATTCAGGGATGTGGCACACACTTATAGCAAAGTCAATCTGCAATACCTTTGATCTCTTCAACATCATTTAGGATTTTCCTTTAGGCTTCTTACTTGCTTGCACCTCCCTTTAGATTGATGAgtgtacccctcttgcgacatATTCTTCCTAGTTTGCACTTTTGGGctaaacaaatatcagagagaaggaaGGTTAATGCCCTGTTTGTTGCAGCTTCAGTTGATCACCTGTGGATTcgcttcactggcaaagctgagCAGAATCGGCTTTGCCACTGAAGTACACCTGGAAGTGCTTCAGGCAATTTCACTGAAAATTTCCCGAATCCAGATTAAGCTAAACTAGCGAAGCTGATTCCAAGTAGCTGTTTGTTTCAGCTTCTGATTTTTCCTATGGGAATCTGCTGCCTAAAGCTGAAACAAACAGGGCCTAAATCTTGGCTTCTTTTTATTCATGTGATTTCCAAAACACATGAATAGGCAAAGTGCAGGAACTGGATGCCATGGCATGGTGAATCCTACAGGAAGGAATTGCATGCAAATTATTCCATGTTAAAGTCCATTAGGTTTTTGCTATTTTAAAATATGCAGAGGTGTAGGGTGTTCATAGGTTACACAACTTGCAAGCTATTCTTTCTTCTACTTTTTCCACACAGTGTCTGTTATCCTGACGATAATGCATTAGTGAATTTCTATTTCCATTTGCAGTACTCTTCATTAGTCAGGCATGCTGGAACAACGGTTGCTTTTTTCCATATGCAGGGATTTACAGTCATATCTTGCAGAGCTCACTATATTTCTGTGCCCCGATACCAAGAAGTTCCTTATCTTCCTTGACAACCGTCCATGGTTGCTAGATCAGAATACAAAACCTGCTCACCTGTGGCAATTGATGGTTACCAAGGTCCACTTTACTCTCTTATGCACTAGTGCCTCTTTAATTGATATTATAACCATATATACTCTCAAATAATTGCCCCTGTCATAACTCTTGCTTACTGTTGCTATTTTGTGCTCCAGTCAAGATTTTCTCCTTTCGCGAACACTAGAACTAGGAGAAAGAGAGATGAAGGTGGAAATAAGCTTGTATTTTCAGAATTCCCAACATCTGCTCCACGTGTGTGGAATCAATCATCCAGATGGTATACCCTGATTGATGATACCATGCGGAAAAAGAAGCTTCAAGTAAATAAATTGAAGGATTCTCGCCTGCTGAATAGGGAGCTGCATCGGACATTGTATGGTTTTATTATTTTTGAGGTAGACTGGGCTGACGTGCGTGGCATTAATTATTTAAATGAGCTTCAGGTATTGCTGTTTAATGTTGATAGTTTACAATGAATATCATGTTGACGGATTTAAACGGATAGCCCATGCTTACTTCCCTTCACGCTGTTGTAGACTGATACATCAATGGTGGCCGAagcaaaaataatgaagagatGGGAATTTGATAGCGTCAATCAAGCTTCATCTTTAATCACTTCTTGGTTCTCGGGGAATTACTCAGAGTGTCAGCTCTTACAAGATTATTTAAATAGCATCTCTCCTAAAGGTAAAAGTTTGAACTTCTGAGATTTGTTATTCTCGTCTGCTGGTACAATCTGCTTATATATGCTTGCTGTTACAGGTGATGTTTTTTATGATGCCCTAGATGACTTAACACCTGAATTATGGGATACTGAGAGTGTAAAGAGCGATGGTGATGATTGTGGGGATTGTGTTAGGGTGTCGTCAAGTTCCACAAGCTCATCATACACCCCGCCACCTTGCTCTGGACCTTACAAGAGAAGAAGGATAACAAGATCTGATGCTGGAAGTGATATGTCAGAGGAACCATACTCAGAATTTGTGACTTCACCAAGATATTCATCATATTCATCTTCATCATGTTGCAGTGATAATGACAGTGGCAAGCCACTGGTGGAGCCTAGCATATACAAGGATGTGCTGATCTTGTTCCGATTCAATGATCATGATCTGCCGTTCAGACTAAAGGAAGTTATACTGTCTGATGTGAGGCTCTTAACACTACTTGAGTATGGTCTTCCTTCATGGGTCATTTTTCTTCAGTCATATCCAGTGGTCTGCAAGATATATCGCCCATGGATGTGTCCTCTAGCCAGAGCACTATACGTCTTGATGTCATTAATTACTGTTCTTATAGGATTTTATGACCTCTACAAGAATGTACCAATGTTGAAGGCAACTGCCTCTAGATTATTTGGCCCTTTGTTTGATTGGATAGAGACATGGGAAATGATCTCAAGGCTTAAGTATCTTGGAACCATGCTTTTTCTGAACAATTTCCAGCAGGCTTTTACATGGTCTCTTAAGATTGTACGTGCTACTAAGTCTGTTCTTAGTGTATTGACAAAGCCAATTATGGGGCCACTGTTGGAGGTTCTTGAATTTACCCTGCCACTATGGAACCTTTGTGCTGAAACGGTTGAATATCTCAGTTCAGCTGCAATGGTAGCGATGGAAACATCATT
Above is a window of Triticum aestivum cultivar Chinese Spring chromosome 6B, IWGSC CS RefSeq v2.1, whole genome shotgun sequence DNA encoding:
- the LOC123138392 gene encoding uncharacterized protein isoform X1 yields the protein MRTSAATSSPRDGGSGALTPAQGGMGSGGARRHFFPLTSLQIGDLQSYLAELTIFLCPDTKKFLIFLDNRPWLLDQNTKPAHLWQLMVTKSRFSPFANTRTRRKRDEGGNKLVFSEFPTSAPRVWNQSSRWYTLIDDTMRKKKLQVNKLKDSRLLNRELHRTLYGFIIFEVDWADVRGINYLNELQTDTSMVAEAKIMKRWEFDSVNQASSLITSWFSGNYSECQLLQDYLNSISPKGDVFYDALDDLTPELWDTESVKSDGDDCGDCVRVSSSSTSSSYTPPPCSGPYKRRRITRSDAGSDMSEEPYSEFVTSPRYSSYSSSSCCSDNDSGKPLVEPSIYKDVLILFRFNDHDLPFRLKEVILSDVRLLTLLEYGLPSWVIFLQSYPVVCKIYRPWMCPLARALYVLMSLITVLIGFYDLYKNVPMLKATASRLFGPLFDWIETWEMISRLKYLGTMLFLNNFQQAFTWSLKIVRATKSVLSVLTKPIMGPLLEVLEFTLPLWNLCAETVEYLSSAAMVAMETSFSAVVSTVQMIMWPFWFIFSTMFNIANSILYPVIWFVGEILAAPFRLVVALASFVADFFDDIFDVLRQTWSTLSSLYQVGSASRAPALTSETTIWGSLWKDLLYQIFRAVRSILYGFVAFFSTCNRHRLSIYNHIEVLLRRLSRALNGTRHTSSCEGAQKYTSQDHPQRKTKTR
- the LOC123138392 gene encoding uncharacterized protein isoform X2, giving the protein MRTSAATSSPRDGGSGALTPAQGGMGSGGARRHFFPLTSLQIGDLQSYLAELTIFLCPDTKKFLIFLDNRPWLLDQNTKPAHLWQLMVTKSRFSPFANTRTRRKRDEGGNKLVFSEFPTSAPRVWNQSSRWYTLIDDTMRKKKLQVNKLKDSRLLNRELHRTLYGFIIFEVDWADVRGINYLNELQTDTSMVAEAKIMKRWEFDSVNQASSLITSWFSGNYSECQLLQDYLNSISPKGDVFYDALDDLTPELWDTESVKSDGDDCGDCVRVSSSSTSSSYTPPPCSGPYKRRRITRSDAGSDMSEEPYSEFVTSPRYSSYSSSSCCSDNDSGKPLVEPSIYKDVLILFRFNDHDLPFRLKEVILSDVRLLTLLEYGLPSWVIFLQSYPVVCKIYRPWMCPLARALYVLMSLITVLIGFYDLYKNVPMLKATASRLFGPLFDWIETWEMISRLKYLGTMLFLNNFQQAFTWSLKIVRATKSVLSVLTKPIMGPLLEVLEFTLPLWNLCAETVEYLSSAAMVAMETSFSAVVSTVQMIMWPFWFIFSTMFNIANSILYPVIWFVGEILAAPFRLVVALASFVADFFDDIFDVLRQTWSTLSSLYQVGSASRAPALTSETTIWGSLWKDLLYQHIQSHRSSSPAPVPRLKWHATYLLL